The genomic segment tcttttcttattaaaaaaGACAACTCATCCTTTTCTTGTTTTCAAAGTTACtataattattttgggtttttggtttttcattaaacataataattttattatagattctgattatatttattttttatacaatatttagaaTTACTTATAGTCCTTcctaactcataaataagagaataatgcacTTCATCGCATTCGAATTCATATTCTTCTACATTAACAATAATTCTTAtaccaatcaagttaagactcaatcgacataaaatcaaagaaattaaataataataataataataataattagttaATAGAAATTGTACCATGTTGGTTGGAAAAAAAGTCGCTTCATACAACCATAACATACCAACAAGAACATCATATTCTCAAACATAGTGGTTACTTTCTAGTCGTCATTTTAACCAAAACTAAATCCAAATAGATCGATGTTTGAGTCGAAATTATTATTCATTAAAAAAGTAAATTACATTTcgggttattaaattattagtaattttacgttttggtcacttaattttaaaaaattataaaattatcactaaattatttaaaagtttttatttaagtcactaagtAGTTAAATTTTTCTTTGAAAGTCCAACTAGTGAGCTTTAAATGACGATTCAATAATCTACGATGCATTAGTATCTACTGACAagtagaacataccttagatccaagtcgatttgATAGTTATTGTTGGAGGTCGAAGAAGAAATTTGTGTGGATTTTAGTTagtagtttaataaaaaaaaattaaattattaataattaggcctaaattttgaaatttgaaaaataaaaagacaatttttaaaaacaaaagtatAGAGCTAAATTCTAAATTAAAGAATAAGATAAGGAGTATGGCATATTTTAACAGCaaagaaaatcaagtcaaaaccCTTTCATGTAAGATTATGTGTAACATGTATCATATATAgtacacacatacatatatacaaaatgaatttgCATGCTTAAACAAATGGACCCATCACTTTATTGGCATCATGTTGTGTTATACAGAGATGTGTATTTTTCTGAGTTCTTTGTCTGTACCGTAACATATCTCTAACATTACACTACTTTGTTTTGTAGTGAACACATTATAAACACACTTAAAAAATACTCCACTCAACTACTCTCTTTGGCTCAAGGGAAAAATTAAAAGTACCATTTTTACCACctcctttttttaaatattttcgttTCTGTAGAACTATCGTTTTCTTTGGAAAGAAAGAGGATAGTTTGAGTGAAAGAACATGTGAAGTAAGGTGGCAgacaaagaaagagaaagagagggATCCATGGGGGATTCTTAATGATGGGAACGGTTCAATTTGCTTTTTTGAGGTTTATCAGGTGATTTCTATGAAGAACACCGTCCttgaaaaaacttttttttttgcttaatttctcttcttttttggcGAAATCATGGGTTTTCTgggttattttttttttggttctatgATTCGTTTTTGCATGTTTCAAGTTCTGGGTTTTGTTCCTTCGATTTAGCTTAAAGAGCTTTTTTCAATGGGGTAATGGTCCTTGAAAAAAATGAGCGCTTTGTGCTTGATGAAAGATCTATGAGAGCTTTAAGTATGTTAGTTTAACTTTTAAGACAGTTTTGGTGAATAATTTAGTGGGGATGTGAGGAAGTTTGATGCTTAGCTATATATTGAAAGATTAATGACCAGGGTGATTGGAGATAGGATACTTAAGGATGCCAATGGTGATATCAGTGGTCATCTACGAAACCATATTCATTTGACTAATTGTATTCACTTGAAGAATCATATGCATAAACATAGTCCTATGTTGGCTGACCGATCACTTATGAGGGACCTTATGGTCCTTCGAAGATCCCGGTCCCTTAGGGACCCTTCTGCCAGTCCTCAATCATGGCAGTCACCTCCTGTTGTTGATTTGGTTTCGAAGAACGATGATGATGAGGGCATTGAGAGGCACAGGGATGAAAGGATGCTTTCGGTAAGTTCACCGCCTTTAGTTAATTTCGCAAATTCGAAAGTTGTTCCAGTTGAGGTCAATGAAGGTGAACCTGCAATTAGTGATCATAGTAGTAAGACTGGAACTAGAGATAGTAGAAAAATTAGGAGAGAAGAAGCTAGTAGGCGAAGTGGTAGGGTTGATCTTTATGGTGAAAATAAGGAGCCTGAAGGGTTTACCTCGCGTAATTCGGGACGGAAGGATAGGAAGAGTAGAAAACAAAAGGGGAAGCAAACACAAGGTGTTCGACTTAAGGCTCTATCTGAGAAGTTGAATTATCCTCCGTTGGATAGTGATGATGTGGCATCTTCAAATATCCACCTTCGTGGAAGGCATTTTAGACCGGAGAAACCCAGTGTGGAACCTGAAGTCAGCATTCGTGGATTAAGCAGGGTGAAAAGATGCAAATTTCGAGGGGCAAGAAGAGCTTGCACTGCCTCATCTTTTAGAGAGGTGGGTGGTCCAAATGAGTTGTCTGTGGCTTCTAACTCATTTGCTCAGGGTTCAGTGTACCCAAAGTATGGTgcggaagaagaagaagaagaaaaagaatatgATGAGCGAAATGTCACTCAGACGCCTAATTGTGGGATCCCTTTTAATTGGTCGAGAATTCATCATAGGGGCAAATCTTTCCTTGACATTGCAGGAAGGCATTTCTCTTGTGGTTTATCAGACACTAAGCTAAGGAAAGGTGGGGCAGGTCCCAATGGAAGAAACGTTACCGGAATGCCTGTGGAATCCGATCAATCAAGCTCATCTGCAAAACCCAATGCTGAGGTGCTGCCCCTTCTGGTTGAGGCATCTGGATCTCAGGACAGTGCAGCGAATGCTGGTTGGTCGAATGACTATTCAGGGGAGCTTGGTATATTTGCTGATAATTTATTGAAGCGCAATGTTGATTCTGACCTTGCTTCTGAAGCTGGATATGGTGATAAACGCAAATTAAGCCGGAACCTTCATGGCAGGCACCAAAATCTGACTCAGAAATACATACCGAGAACTTTTAGAGACCTTGTTGGACAAAATTTAGTATCACAAGCCCTTTCAAATGCTGTCGTGAGAAGGAAGGTAGGATTACTATATATCTTTTATGGACCTCATGGAACCGGAAAAACTTCATGTGCTCGGATTTTTGCTAGAGCTTTGAATTGTCAGTCACTTGAACAACCCAAACCCTGTGGCTTTTGCAATTCTTGTATCTCACATGACAAGGGGAAGAGTCAAAATATAAGGGAAGTTGGTCCTGTTGGTAATTTTGACTTTGAGGGTATTATGGATCAACTTGATAATATGACAATCACTCGGCTGCCTTCACAGTACAGAGTTTTTATATTCGACGACTGCGATAGTTTGTCCACTGATTGTTGGAGTGCCATATCAAAGGTCATTGATCGAGTGCCAAGGCGTATAGTTTTCATTTTTGTCAGTTCAAGTCTTGATATTCTGCCTCATATAATCGTGTCCAGGTGTCAGAAATTTTTTTTCCCGAAACTGAAGGATGCAGATATCATTTATGCATTGCAACGGATTGCATCCAGGGAGGAtattgaaatcgagaaagatgcTCTGAAACTGATTGCATCGCTATCGGATGGGTCTCTGAGGGATGCTGAGATGACACTAGAGCAGCTGTCTTTGCTTGGGCAAAGAATTTCTGTTCCTCTGGTCCAGGAACTGGTGCATTTTCCTAAACTAATTACAATGTAGTATGCATTGGTTAAAATTTTCGGATTTCAAATAGTTCTCTTTGAAAACTGCCCTCTGTTATATGCTCATCATATATTCCGGTTGAATTATTCTTCTAGGTGTTGTACTGTTTTCGCTACTGTGTTGTCTGTTTGCTCAACCTTGTACTCGATCTAATCCAATTGTTCTTTCATTTACGATTAGCTGATATTGCTACATATGATTGCTCTAACTTTTATGGATGTGATTCGCAGGTCGGTCTTATCTCTGACGAAAAGTTGGTTGATCTTCTTGATCTAGCATTATCTGCGGATACAGTAAACACCATAAAGAGCTTGAGGGTGATAATGGAAACTGGTGTGGAGCCTTTAGCATTGATGTCACAACTTGCTACAGTGATAACCGATGTTCTTGCTGGCAGTTATGATTTCTCTCAAGAAAGGCACAGAAGGAAGTTCTTTCGACGACAGCCATGTGAGTCTTAAAAGAGAAAGTTTCTCTTAGTTTATGATAATGCTAAATAATTGGCTAAACCATCTATTTCCACTTGACTTCTAGTAataattgtgtgtatatatattatgctcCCCCTAAAGTTTTGTATTTGCAAATCCTACAATCCAGTGTCCAAAGAAGATATGGAGAAACTACGACAAGCATTGAAAACGTTATCTGAGGCTGAAAAACAACTGAGGATGTCAAATGACAAATTAACATGGTTAACGGCAGCTTTGCTTCAGCTTGCTCCTGATCAGCAGTATATATTGCCTATTTCTTCTTCTGATACCAGTTCTCGTCATAGTCCATTGCCTCTAAATGATTTGGGTGGAAGAGAAATAGTCCGTAAAGGTGGTGAGCTTGTCGAGCTGCGTAATAACAACACTAGAGTGTTGTCAACGAATGCTAGGCCTGAAAATCTCTATGCCGGAAGTTCAGCGGATTTTGAAACCAGTATCATGAAGGGTAAGAGACATGCTTTTGCTGGGATGGCTCCTCAAAGTGTTGCAGAAAATCACAACGGAACTGAAGGAATTTGGTTGGAAGTGCTCCAAAAGATTCAAGATGATAGTCTGAAAGAGTTTTTATATCGAGAAGGAAAGTTGATCTCTGTCAATCTTGGAGCAGGTAAACTCCTTGTAAGCTTTACGCTCATTTTTCATGTATTGATCATAAAGCCGTAACATACTTTTAGTACCGATACTACTATGACCGAGAAATTTTAGCAACTTGGGGCCATAATGATTCAGTCATTGATGGTCAATGGCTTTATGGAATTTAATGTTCTTGGTCAAGGCAGAATAGGATATTCTGAAATTTAGTTTCAACTCTTCTTTCTCTTCTAGAATGATAGATTTATGATCCACCATCCAAGTTTTGCATATTAATTAGACTTgaaatttgttcttttctttcagCTCCAACTATCCGGTTGACGTTCAGTTCACAGGTGACTAAATCTAAGGCGGAGAAATTTAGGGGGCATATTTTACAAGCATTCGAGTCAGTTCTTGGTTCTCCTGTGACAATCGAAATTAGATGTGAGGCAAAGAAAGATGTCTATCATGGACTTCTTGATATACCACCTTCAGGGGATGGTCCATCTCAAATAGTCATGGATCCGGAGTCTAATTCCAGAAATAGGATGCCTAGTGCATCTTTTGGTGATATTAGCAAAAAGCCTATGAGAGATAGTGATGCCGGGGTCAGCCCCCAAGCTCAGCTGTTGCACCATGAATCTCTTGAAGCCAGACGGAGTGAAATTGTTGTAATACCAACTTCTCTACGAAAAGCGAAGGATAATGAACATGCCAGCAACGTAGAATCTAACCGAATAGATTCAACGGTGGCCGATGCTGCAGCTTATAGGAAATCGACATCAGCATCTACCTCGGGAAGACGGAAAGCTGGGGAGCTAAGTCAGAGTCATAGCATTGTTCGAAGTAAGGTATCCCTTGCACACGTAATTCAGCATGCCGAAGGACGTAAGCAGCGAAATGAATGGTCAAAGCACAATGCAATGTCCATTGCTGAGCAGCTTGAAAAGGAAAACCTGTACGTATATTCATTGCTTTTATGGGTTGAAGTTGCTTGATAATTTGTTAAGCAGCTCAATCCCTAGTTTTATTATCATAACTATTTTAGGAAATGCTAGGTAATCCTCGGTTCTGGATACAGGTTTGTGTCTGACATGGGTTTATGCAACTTGTTCCATGCTTTTTCGTGTATTTGGAGGATCCTTGAGAGCAATAACTTCATACCCATAATAAAAAATAGGGCAGACATTGGTAGTTCAAGCAACATGAAAAGTCCAAGTAACATGGAATCCCAATAACTTTAATTAACCATTAGTCATCGAAGGATCATACTATgacaaaaatttagaataaattagaatattgATAATTTTCTGCTGTCTTAAACGAAGAATTAACGTGTATTTGTAAATTTCAGGAGATTGGAACCTAGGTCAAGAAGCTTGCTTTGCTGGAAAGCATCTAGAGTAACTCGTCGGAAGGTAATGTTATTTAGACTGGTACGAGTGGTGGATATGTATATGTGCCTTACATAGGTGTATTCGATAGGGTTCTTAAGGGTTATATCTCAATACCCGTATTCAAATACACGTCGAAAATGGGTGTCAGGCAATGGTACTTCAAGAGAAAATGAGACACTGCGATTTACCAATGCTTGATCTTGCTTTTTGAGATGTTTCTTTATGTCCCACAGCTCTCTCGATTGAAGACTCGGACACGAAGACCACATCCAATATTGAAGCTTGTATTGTGTGGAAAATGTCTCTCTTCAAAATCTTCTAGGtaagaacaagaaaaagaaatttgGATGGCTTGGAATGGTTTATGCATGTATTCGAATtcatattaattttgtaattagcTATTTTCAATCTGTTTATGAGCTTGATTCAGTGTCAAATCTTTTTCGTCAGATAAATGAAATTCGATCAGTTCTTGATACATGTATTCAACTCAGCCTCAACACATATTTATAATGAAAGTTTATCATCTTTATGCAGACGTTGATGTTGTCAAGCCTTCTTCCATCTTCCATCCGACCATGGTTGATCACGGATTTGATTTCCGCACTCAACGGCACATATCCATCAGTTCATGAGACATGCATTCAGCTCAGCCTCAGCACATATTTGTTGTGAAATTTTTTCATCTTTATGCAACCATTAATGATGTCGATCCTACTCCCACTTCCAGTCTGACCATGGTTGATTGCGGATTTGATTTCCGTGAGCACATATCCATCATTTCATGATACATGCATTCAGCAAAGCCTCAGCACATATTTGTTGTCCATAACCTTGTCTAACCTTCTGGTTCTGTCCAACCATGGTTGATTGCGGATTTGATTTCCACACTCGATGGCAAATATGCATTCGGCTCAGCCTCAACACGTATTTGCAATGAAATTTTATCATCATTATGCAGACATTAATGCCATCGAGCCTTCTTCCGCTTCCATCCAACCATGGTTGATTGCGGATTTGATTTCTGTATTCAATGGCCCATATCCATCAGTTCACTATACATGCATTGAACTCAGCCTCAACACATACTTGTAATGAACTTTATCATCTTTATGCAACTATTAATGTCGTCAGGCCATCTCCGACTTTCACCCGGCCAAATATTGACTTCAACAGTATGATGGTTGATTGCGGATTTGATTTCCGTGATCAATGGCACATTCATCTGTTCATGATACATGCATTCAACTTGGCCCCAGAATGTTTTTGTACTGAACTTTTTATCGTCTTTATGCAACCATTAATGTCGTCGTGCCGGCAGAAGATGACTTACACCCTATGATGGTCAGTTCCGAATTTGATTTCCGAGTCCGATGACACATATCCATCAATTCATGATACATGTATTCAGCTCAGTCTCAGCAcatattttttgtgaatttttatcatttttatgcaACTATTAACGTCGTTTAGTATATCGGacttactaaaaataaattaaaaaagggatgtttatttattaaatcctgTAATTTTTACGAATTTGAAATTTagcttttgtatttttatttttaggaatctTATTtctgatttcaaaattcaagttaaatttgaatcttatatatatatttttttagttaaatttattggcatgacattttaaaataaaaaaaaaatttacttgacTAAAAATTGACattgtaatgaatttaaattttacaaaataatcttAATAGTGTTAACGattggacttaaattttaaaataaattttaaaatccgAAAAACAGAGattatatttctaaaaataaaatcatagggactaattataaatttttgaaaatacaggGGCTTATGGCGtattttaaccttaaattttatttattaggtAACAACGCATAGACCGTTGTGTTTTGTGATGATCCaaagtttaaaaagaaaagttttttgACTTTCCTTTTTATTGGATTGACCACCGCCCTATTCATACGTGGCATTATCGTAACCGACAATTAGTGATTGTCATTGGAGGCAACGATATGGAGAGTACACGTGGATGAATGTAAGTCAACGATGACGGTTGACCCAGTTGTATCACCGCTTGACACGTAGCACCTCACCTTAAGACTCTCGTGTCCCATTGccaatattttttctttaaaaagacAAAATCCATTTTTTTTTGGGTTGTGTTAAAATTCGAATTTacattttcctttaaatttttatttaatttatttagttcAAACCTATTTgatcttaaaattttaacaattagaATTCATCCGACTTGAACTCAAATTACTTTACTCTAAAATTGATTCGTACCCATAACTTTAACGTAAAAAAAAATCTGAACATGAAATTATTCAAActcaaaattaatcaaatagaTAACTTGAAATCAGAGGTGAAGTCAAAAAAATTGTTGGGAagatcgaaattaaattatatatttttacgatagtaaaaatataattttaccattttaataacttatatatttataatttttaaagaattaaattaattttttatcatttttagggtcaaagtacaattttattattattaaattaaaattttataaactataaagaacttaaatggaaaaaaatcattttagggaGACTGAGGCCCCTACCAACCCTAAAATTGCCACTACTTGAAATGCTCTGAATCCAATGTGGTTAGAATCCGAAATGAAAACTTAACACTCAAAgctaaaataaaaacccaaatatagaa from the Gossypium hirsutum isolate 1008001.06 chromosome D09, Gossypium_hirsutum_v2.1, whole genome shotgun sequence genome contains:
- the LOC107891761 gene encoding protein STICHEL-like 3, whose translation is MTRVIGDRILKDANGDISGHLRNHIHLTNCIHLKNHMHKHSPMLADRSLMRDLMVLRRSRSLRDPSASPQSWQSPPVVDLVSKNDDDEGIERHRDERMLSVSSPPLVNFANSKVVPVEVNEGEPAISDHSSKTGTRDSRKIRREEASRRSGRVDLYGENKEPEGFTSRNSGRKDRKSRKQKGKQTQGVRLKALSEKLNYPPLDSDDVASSNIHLRGRHFRPEKPSVEPEVSIRGLSRVKRCKFRGARRACTASSFREVGGPNELSVASNSFAQGSVYPKYGAEEEEEEKEYDERNVTQTPNCGIPFNWSRIHHRGKSFLDIAGRHFSCGLSDTKLRKGGAGPNGRNVTGMPVESDQSSSSAKPNAEVLPLLVEASGSQDSAANAGWSNDYSGELGIFADNLLKRNVDSDLASEAGYGDKRKLSRNLHGRHQNLTQKYIPRTFRDLVGQNLVSQALSNAVVRRKVGLLYIFYGPHGTGKTSCARIFARALNCQSLEQPKPCGFCNSCISHDKGKSQNIREVGPVGNFDFEGIMDQLDNMTITRLPSQYRVFIFDDCDSLSTDCWSAISKVIDRVPRRIVFIFVSSSLDILPHIIVSRCQKFFFPKLKDADIIYALQRIASREDIEIEKDALKLIASLSDGSLRDAEMTLEQLSLLGQRISVPLVQELVGLISDEKLVDLLDLALSADTVNTIKSLRVIMETGVEPLALMSQLATVITDVLAGSYDFSQERHRRKFFRRQPLSKEDMEKLRQALKTLSEAEKQLRMSNDKLTWLTAALLQLAPDQQYILPISSSDTSSRHSPLPLNDLGGREIVRKGGELVELRNNNTRVLSTNARPENLYAGSSADFETSIMKGKRHAFAGMAPQSVAENHNGTEGIWLEVLQKIQDDSLKEFLYREGKLISVNLGAAPTIRLTFSSQVTKSKAEKFRGHILQAFESVLGSPVTIEIRCEAKKDVYHGLLDIPPSGDGPSQIVMDPESNSRNRMPSASFGDISKKPMRDSDAGVSPQAQLLHHESLEARRSEIVVIPTSLRKAKDNEHASNVESNRIDSTVADAAAYRKSTSASTSGRRKAGELSQSHSIVRSKVSLAHVIQHAEGRKQRNEWSKHNAMSIAEQLEKENLRLEPRSRSLLCWKASRVTRRKLSRLKTRTRRPHPILKLVLCGKCLSSKSSRR